The genomic window CCTAAgaacttttcaattttttctacTAAACCCTCATAGGTGCTTGCAGGAAGATGGCATTGGAAGTCATACTTCTCAAACGGGAGATCTATATACTTGGGTTATCGACAGTCTCAAAATAAAACCTGAAGGAAGCTTGGTTTTAGGGGTCTCCTGTCCCTGGTGGCAAagaatttcaaacatttaaagaaattagggTTAACAGATATGCTGAGATTAGATCTTCAGTATATCCACAGAATTTATTCTGGGTAAGTTCAAACATAATCTTTGATGAAAGAACACATTTCCTGCTGCAAGTCAGGACCTTAAAGAATGGTTCATTATGGAGATTTTGTGCAAACTTCTGAAAAACAAGGATTAAGGATGTTCTCTCCTGGACTCCAAAATACATTAAAGATCTCTTGAAAACACCTTTGAGAGCCAATGAATGAGTCATCTGTGATGGTAATAACATAGGCAGCGTTTTAGATAAGCAGGGGTGGGAACATTTTAGCAGAAAGACCTGAAATCACAATCAGCCATTCCCAGTTTCCCAGTCCAGTACCATCCCTTGCTTAATCATCAAGCTGCCACCCTTCTAGAGTATGAAGTTAGTGAGAACTAATGACATCAAATTTACAGAAATGCACACTACCCATGCTTTCCCTCATTATAGCTGTGAGCCTAAGGGAAAGGTCACTGAGAGAAAAGATGTCACATTAAGGAAAGAGAGTTTCAGATTTTACACTTGGAATTTAGAATATGGTCTCTTCGCTGATAATTGAATGTATCATGACTTAAAAGTCATTTCTAAAGATTTATCCCTTTTGGATAggcctagagagtattatgctaagtgaaataagttagacagagaaagacagatagcacaTGATTCACTTGTATGTGGATTCTAAAAAACGAATCAGGCAAAtaagcaaaaagcagaaacagaccatAGGtacaagggggtgggggatgggtaaaatgggtaAAGAGGAGTGGGAGGTATgaacttccagttatggaataaataagtgatggggatagaaggtacagcatagggactaTAGTCAATTGTATCGTAATAGCATGTAATAGCATGGTGACtgatgatagctacacttgtgagcatggCATAAGGTATAGACTTGTCACTATGttatatacctaaaactaatatgacATTGTGGATCAACTatgcatgaattttaaaaaatgaaaaaaaaattccttcattCCCTTTACTGAAATGTGTTTTATATCCCCGTTTGTTTATTCCgtaagaatttcaaaatattaaactgCACATAGGATTATTGTGTTAAACTCTAAAGTATATACTTACGCAGGACAATATTGGCAAACATAGtagtattttaaactttcttGATTGGGACAATAGGCAATTCCACATCCAACGTGGAAAGAGGAGTACCAGACAAGCTACAAATCCAAAAAGGAATATGGGAGAGTACattaaagaagatagaaaatattgaaaaaataataataacaaatgtaaaactgaaaacatgGTACTATTATAGTTTGTAGCCAAGTACCTTATGGAAATATTTAGTTCAATTATTGAAACAAGTcacaaatcttaaaatattaaattttaacataCATTCACTATTTTATCCAATCCTAATTTAGAAAAAGTATGGAGTATGCTTTCTTACCAAGAGTTTTGCAAACTATGGGGAAAAAAGCTCTAGATGAAGTACCAGCTAATGCTAGGACTATTCTGTCTAGTCAGGCTCTTACCCAAATTAAATATTGGACTTggtcataatttaaaatttatgtaattattttgagggagagagagagagagagagagagagagagagagagagaacatacacaagtggggaaggggtagacagagggacgagagagaatcccaagcagtcaccatgctgtcagctcagagccctacatggggctcgatctcatgaacctgaaccgaaatcaagagtcagacacttaactgattgagccacctggcaccccaGGGCTTGGTCATAATTTAAAGATGCTTTCTATATTAGAGCATTTGTGGCaaaagtgttttcatttgtttctcttaccTGGGTGTAATGTCCAACAACTGAACTGGAACTCTTAGGTCCTACACCATAGACAAAATTATTGCGTTCCTCATACCAGTTTTGGATCGCATTTGACCAGGAAGCAGGGTCACTTGACATATAGAGATTCTCACCACATTTTGTACCTAAAGAGAAACATCATTCATGAGGAAGCAATAAACTATGCAATGGCAAAAGCAACCAACTATATGAACACAAGGATGTTGCCTTTCAAACATAGTGCCTATACTTGCTAACTGTTAATACATAATAAAAGGACTTCTGTCCTTATCAGCTATAAAGTTGAATAGAAGACAGATCTATCTAGCATGCTAAGGCTGGCTTCAACATGTACAACTTTGAGTAGGTTGAGAAGACCGTATGCTTTAAAAATCCTCTGGATTGccaaaaatgcattctttttcatGCTAAATTCACATGTGTAATATCTTCTATGCTCTCAGCTTTGTATTGTAAATTTGCAAAAAGCAGTGAccaacttttattcttttcctcttcttgttcACCCTCACCATAGATTTTTCATATACTGGACTCTGAGTAAATGATTATGactatgattatgattatgattatgattttgTGTGAACTTGGATAAAAAGATCTAGAAGTGATTTTAAGAGCACCAGTTAAGAGGCAACTGACATCAGGGGGGAATGGAAGTTTTGAAAGTTTTTGGATCCTCCCTTAATCAATGAATCAGAATGTCATAAGGCCAAATCTTCCTCAGAAGATTTGGTAAGAAAAACCTTGCAGGgtgacatcagcaagatggcaGGATAGGAAGCCCGGATTCTCCTTCCCCTAACAAACACACTGATTCAGCAACAATTCCCAAACAAATTGCCCTTGTGAGAATTCCCAAACTAATGGAAAGGCTTATATACTCTGGAAAAATATGAGCCCAGACTCACTGAAGCCTGTAGGGAAATTGGGATACCCTCTTGCTAGAATGCCTaccctcagcacagtgcctgccatatGATCAGGAAGAAATCCCATGTCTCCCGGCTTCTCCCAGGGGAAGGAAAGAATTGGTTTATGTGTCCAGCCACCCAACCTTTCCCAAAGAAAACTTCCCAGATGGGTGGCTTCTGTCTTGTTAGTCTTGGAGCTCTGGTAGTCAGGCACAGGCTAGCCACCTGGAGGAGAATGGAGATAGTGTCTGGGGATGGTAGATATCATAtctcctctccctggctcagcacagagcaaacatatgaaaaattatagttctcagtttcctccttgggAAACAAAGTGTTGATTGGTGTGTCTAATGCCTGAATTTCTCCAAGGTTGCCCAAAGAACTGACATATGTCTTGGTATTCTTGGAGCTCTGACAGGTTTGGCGCAGTCACAGTCTTGCCCCCTGGGGATAATAGAGATGGTGGTTTGGATTGGTAGATGCCAtggctcctctccctttctcagaaACAGAGCCTGTTTCTCCCAAAGGTGGGAAAGAGTTGGTCTGGGCATCCAGGGCCACAAATTTTCCAGATGCTGCTCGAAGGACTGACTTCTGACTTGCCTCTCTGAGAATGTTAACAAACCTCACATAACAAGATGTGGGGCTCATGAGAATAAAGATTTGCCATAGCTTCCCTCCTTGTTCAGCATAGAGTGAGGAGATAAAAATCGCAAGCTTCTAGCCTCTTCCTGGATAGGGAAAGAGTTGGCTGGAATGCCCAAAGATCCTTTGTTTTCAGGGGCCTGCCTGAGGAATTGACTATggatcttttctgaccacaatttgaatagacattctccaaagatatacaaatgaccaacaggtatatgaaaaggtgctcaatgttgctaatcatcagggaaatgcaaatcaaaataatgagatatcaccttatatcGGTAAGGATGTTTATGATGGGTGGAGAAAGGACAATGAGtgaagaatgtggagaaatcggAATGGTGTACACTTTTGGTGGAAATAAAAATGGTATAGGTGCTATGGAAAAAAGTACAcgggttcttcaaaaaattaaaactagaattaccaaATGATCCAGTAATACCACTTCTGAGTACTTATCAAAAATAACTGGAATCAGGTTCTTAAAGAGATATTAGCattctcatgttcattgcagcaccattcacaatagccaccatgtggaaacaacctaaaatccatggacagatgaatggatgaacaaaaagacacatatacatacaatggatgTCACTCATccttacaaaggaaggaaattctacaTTTGGGTgagacaatatggatgaatcttgaaaatgttaactgaaataagccagtcatagacAGACAActactacatgattccatttacaagaagtacctaaagtagtcaaattcatagaatcaaagagTAGAATAGTGGTAGCCAGGGatgggggaaaggagaaatgagaagtCACCAATCAATGGGCATAAAGTTTCAGATAAATAAGATGAATAATTTCAGATGAATAAATTCTTCTATGCAACATTTTACCTAGACAACAATATTGTATAGTACATTTAACTATTTGTTAAGTATTCTTaccattataaaattaaaagaaagaagtgtcTTGCTGCCCAGaaattttctctatcttttcttttttttacattttttttttacatttttacttatttttgagagacagagagagacagagcacaagtgggggaggggcagagagagaatgagacagaatccgaagcaggctccaggctctgaggtgtcatcacagagcctgactcgggggtcgaactcactaactgtgagatcatgacctgagccgaagtcggatgcttaaccaactgagccacccaggtgccccttctctatCTTTTCAAGATctcaaataatatttacattttggtAGCTTGAAATATAAGGTCCACATACTGCTTAAAGCAAGTATAAGATATTCTTGGCTATCACCttcaatatggaaaaaataaactaagactCTAACCATGTAGATTTGCATCATTAAGACcatttgttttcatcttctaCTGAAAACCATCATTCTCTTCACAATTTTTAACAGATTAGCATCAACAATATAAGtgataattataatgaaaatacagGTAAAAATTCATTACTTTCAAACTGAGTTGCCTAAATGTATTATGTTTGataatgtaaataattattttatgtaagaTTTATgcataaaagtatttttctttcatagtttttatAACCCTTGATAAGATATTGTATAGTTTTTGAGTATAATATATTATCTATGCAAATAAGCCCACAGTCCATACAACGTAGTTAGCAAAACTTGAAAACTTAATCAATATATGCAAAGTATTCATCatgattttaaaagctttaagtattttcagagtaaaattcagagaaaaaataacaatttagtatattttataaatataaaagaagagaTATGAAAATGCCAAACACTTACACAATATCACAAAAAGGGCAGTGGATTAGAAATCAATAAGCCTGGCTATACAACTTCAGAATGTGCTCTTAGGTCATTTCTCCCATGTCCCTAATCTTTAAAGTTAGAGAAATGATGACTGTTGACTGTTGACTCATGAGCTGGTTGAGAGGAACAAATGAAGTGTTGCTTCAGAAATTATTTGcatatggggggtgggagggagggcagggtgggtgatgggtattgaggagggcaccttttggatgagcactgggtgttgtatggaaaccaatttgacagtaaatttcatatattaaaaaataaataaataaataaagaaattatttgcataatgtaaaaaatcaaaagcacaaaatGGTACTTATAAGGATGTCTCTCTATACAGACACTTTGATTTTAAGAAGAGCAGTATAAGCAACATTTATTTACTAGATCTTCTTACAAGGTCCCAGAATGTTCCATTCTATTTGATGTTCCATAATATTTtgcaatattattttatttgttcacttatttaaCAGATATTTGCTCATTTACGTACTGGTTTTTCGGTCTTCTGCATTGCTGTGTTCTAAAGTGCACTTGTTTGCCCATTTTTGGGCATTTGCTGCTGTTTCTCTGTTCCATTCCTAaatgtcacaagaaaaaaatacacttagaGATTCAACTCCAAAGAAGCATATGCTTTATAACATACTTGGTCGGTTGATTTGCACTACTTTAAACTTCCCTAGGTATATTATCTAATTGTCAGTGGTATCAGAAGACCTGTTtgttaggtgtgtgtgtgtgtgtgtgtgtgtgtgtgtgtgtgtgtgtgtgtgtatctgctcCAGTGCCAATTTCTACATGAAAAGAAGTTTATAAATGAAGTGTCTACTAAGAGAAATATCTCATAAAATAATATCTGGCAATTTATGATTGTATAGGAACCACACATAGGATTTTTAGTAATGGGGCTACTCTAAATACTCAACATGTGAAGTCTTGAATTATATTTCCTTAGTAATGAATAGGCCTAGATTGTTCCCAATTTCAATCATAGCCCATTACATTCAAATGGGAGATATCTAGCTTTTTTGGACTATTCCCTGGAAAGTGGCTGTTATCTACCCTAAATGGCACTGATTTTGAAGGAAAGGGGACTCCTAgggggtgccaggctggctcagttggtagagcatatgactcttgatcttggagtcctgagtttgagccccacatgggcatagagattacttacaaaaaataaaatatatgagggAAAGGGGACTCCATTATCTTAGACTAAAGTGGATAGTGAACAAAATGGCTTCACATTTGATGTCTGAAGATTTGGCTTCTAGTTTTTGCCCTTCCCAACTTAATAAGCCCTATAATGTTGACAAATCATTTAACCATtacaaaggaaaattaatttctattttgctCATAGTGCAGTTCAAATTAAATAGCAAAACAGACATAAAACTTTGTAAGTCACAAGGTTCTTAAGAAATGCCAGTACCAGCTCCCTGCTCTTACCACCACTGATTCATACCACTAGGCTTTATCACTGCTTCTTACCATCTTCAGCATGTTGCtggcaggtggagaaactgaTTTCCTTAATTCATTATGTTTATTTACAATCTCTTTTTGGATTTGAGTTTGAGTGGTTAACAAGGCAGTAAAGGATGGAtcctaaagagaaataaaattaaggttATCTTTTTAACACTTGTTAAAATTGCGTATGGTGGGGGCTAAGTTAATTTGAAGGAACAAAGATCACTTTAAAGAGCATTCTGTTCAGGCTCATAGTAGTTGTTAAGAATTGCCaatggacctgagccaaagctgtgACAAATAGAAAAGAAGTAACTTGAAGCTTcaagaatgagaataaaattcATGGCATGATAACTTAAAATCTCCTCTGAGGCCACAGACG from Neofelis nebulosa isolate mNeoNeb1 chromosome 6, mNeoNeb1.pri, whole genome shotgun sequence includes these protein-coding regions:
- the CRISP2 gene encoding cysteine-rich secretory protein 2, giving the protein MAVFPIVLFLAAVLLPSLPTEAKDPSFTALLTTQTQIQKEIVNKHNELRKSVSPPASNMLKMEWNRETAANAQKWANKCTLEHSNAEDRKTSTKCGENLYMSSDPASWSNAIQNWYEERNNFVYGVGPKSSSSVVGHYTQLVWYSSFHVGCGIAYCPNQESLKYYYVCQYCPAGNNVSKKNTPYQQGTPCASCPGNCEDGLCTNSCEYEDLLSNCDSLKTTAGCGHELLQEKCKATCLCENKIY